The following are from one region of the Sphingomonas sp. J315 genome:
- a CDS encoding uroporphyrinogen-III synthase, whose product MRIWVTRTEPDNRSTAARLQALGHDVVSVPVLGVRPFSTEQPDLLPDAIVFTSMNGVRHHAARAQYKALPVFVVGDATAGAARDAGYSDVRSAGGDVRDLQRLILNDLAPPARIVHFGARETAGDLKGFLRRFGYLVERRIVYTAQAVAIRWLLQVRTELPSIDGILVHSPRAAERVARVLAGTSWRGNVWCLSEACALRLTDLPGIRLHFSSRPNEAALIEMVRQDRVIRMPCRASLRAVSAATRRTFASAPWQPANDNPDLPGEDDGPKTDPPPAA is encoded by the coding sequence ATGCGCATTTGGGTGACCCGAACCGAGCCGGACAATCGCTCCACGGCGGCCCGTCTACAAGCTCTCGGGCATGACGTTGTAAGCGTGCCGGTGCTCGGTGTGCGACCGTTCTCGACCGAGCAGCCTGATCTGCTTCCGGACGCCATCGTGTTCACCAGCATGAATGGTGTTCGGCACCATGCCGCTCGCGCGCAATACAAGGCTTTACCTGTGTTCGTAGTTGGGGACGCTACCGCTGGCGCCGCTCGGGATGCAGGGTATTCCGACGTCCGTTCTGCCGGTGGCGACGTTCGAGACCTGCAACGACTGATCTTGAATGACCTGGCTCCGCCTGCCCGCATCGTTCACTTTGGCGCGCGCGAAACGGCTGGGGACCTCAAGGGATTCCTCCGGCGCTTTGGCTATCTGGTGGAACGTCGGATCGTCTACACCGCGCAGGCCGTTGCGATACGCTGGTTGCTGCAAGTGAGGACAGAGCTGCCGTCGATCGACGGTATTTTGGTCCACTCACCACGGGCAGCGGAGCGAGTCGCACGCGTCTTGGCGGGAACCTCATGGCGAGGAAATGTCTGGTGCCTATCGGAGGCATGCGCGCTGCGGTTGACGGATTTGCCGGGAATCCGGTTGCACTTTTCATCCCGTCCCAACGAGGCAGCGCTGATCGAGATGGTCCGTCAGGACCGAGTGATTAGAATGCCGTGTCGCGCATCGCTGCGCGCCGTTTCGGCCGCAACCAGACGAACGTTCGCCTCCGCTCCCTGGCAGCCAGCCAACGACAACCCGGATCTGCCTGGCGAGGATGATGGGCCGAAAACGGATCCGCCCCCCGCCGCTTGA
- a CDS encoding rod shape-determining protein, translating into MFEEALSWAKKKPDFAIDLGTANTLVVDKAGGVIFEQPSVCCFDGSVGPDGKLFAVGADAQPMIGREVNRLRTVRPLRNGVLVDVRATCELLKFALKPLTPKRRLRASRVVIGVPTDATQAERRALGRAAHDAGLAEPMLLAEPMLAAIGSGLDVAEARGRMIVDCGAGLTDIVVISLGGICVSRSVRGGGDAVDAALVHHLHLRKQFNIGQSTAEALKIALSEALMSPGRSYVEVKGLDMRNGLPRVLALDVEELRPIVERHADEIASAVRGAFAATQPDLVSGILDDGISLTGGAAMTALVAERIQRSTGISVRVMDAPQRAVARGLAVMLN; encoded by the coding sequence ATGTTCGAAGAAGCACTCTCGTGGGCAAAGAAGAAGCCGGACTTCGCCATCGATCTTGGCACCGCCAACACTCTGGTCGTTGACAAGGCTGGAGGCGTGATATTCGAGCAGCCGTCGGTGTGCTGCTTTGATGGCTCGGTCGGACCCGACGGCAAGCTGTTCGCCGTTGGGGCCGACGCGCAACCGATGATCGGCCGTGAAGTCAATCGCCTGCGAACCGTTCGGCCGTTGCGAAACGGAGTCTTGGTGGATGTAAGGGCAACATGCGAGTTGCTGAAGTTCGCGCTAAAACCGCTGACGCCCAAAAGGAGGCTGCGAGCCTCTCGTGTGGTCATCGGCGTGCCAACGGACGCAACACAGGCCGAACGTCGCGCGCTGGGTCGCGCCGCGCACGATGCTGGGCTTGCCGAGCCGATGCTCCTCGCCGAACCGATGCTTGCGGCCATCGGGTCTGGACTGGACGTGGCTGAAGCGCGCGGCCGGATGATCGTCGACTGTGGCGCTGGCTTGACCGACATCGTCGTGATTTCGCTTGGCGGGATCTGCGTCTCACGATCGGTGCGGGGCGGCGGGGATGCGGTGGACGCTGCCCTGGTCCATCATCTTCATCTGCGCAAGCAGTTCAATATCGGCCAGTCGACCGCCGAGGCGCTGAAGATCGCGTTATCGGAAGCGCTGATGTCGCCCGGACGCTCTTATGTTGAGGTCAAGGGTCTGGACATGAGGAACGGTCTGCCGCGCGTCCTCGCGCTCGACGTCGAGGAGCTTCGACCCATTGTCGAGAGACACGCCGATGAGATCGCATCAGCCGTGCGAGGCGCTTTCGCGGCAACCCAGCCCGATCTGGTATCTGGGATCCTCGACGACGGGATTTCGCTGACAGGCGGCGCTGCTATGACTGCGTTAGTGGCCGAACGTATTCAGCGCTCGACAGGGATTTCCGTCAGGGTGATGGATGCACCGCAGCGCGCGGTGGCGCGCGGATTGGCCGTTATGCTGAATTAG